Proteins from one Homalodisca vitripennis isolate AUS2020 chromosome 3, UT_GWSS_2.1, whole genome shotgun sequence genomic window:
- the LOC124358231 gene encoding uncharacterized protein LOC124358231 — MSNFDVVILAETNLSVDVDDAEVLPKNFSIYRCDRSPLSSSKSGKGGVMVAIRDAINSTQLYSEINDIEHLLIELKPCKYTSWLLVACYIPPQQPPSRYNSLLQSIEALMSTGRRFDEVVVVGDFNLPGIDWNGLSTGTHSPASRVVRSLMDLFQLYQINQIYNSRDVMLDLILSSNKDINVSLESDNLLPVEERHHPPLSFEIHYRHINQSHLFKRHIYDLKRCNLMNVHRSLLTTDFHAILSNSDLNRATNSFISTVSNIVKANSPHIQRVEAGIPNNFRLFWSHVNSTRKSSSVPSQIVHNGVVAEEPLAMCEAFKDFFSSVFTKPTEVFVPSGYYHLGDGVAYEFTPEEVLEKLRNLDDKKGWGPDGIPPGVLKYSRSILAIPVCHIFNTSLAMGIFPEAFKAAYVVPIHKSGPTDITSNYRPISILSAISKVFEDLFLDRIRFRIAQLTCPQQHGFSPGRSTLSNLMLLQTQVQNAFANGKQLDTIYLDFSKAFDTVDHALLLKKISALGFDDISVRWLSSYLSERRLAVKAPQVLRIILKTFWLPFLEILITMIVLFLFETGISIYLKPLQ, encoded by the exons ATGTCTAACTTCGACGTTGTCATATTGGCGGAGACAAACTTGTCAGTTGACGTTGACGATGCTGAGGTGTTGCCTAAGAATTTCTCAATTTATAGATGTGATAGGTCTCCACTGAGCAGCTCTAAGTCTGGTAAGGGTGGAGTAATGGTGGCCATCAGGGATGCTATCAACTCAACTCAACTCTACTCTGAAATCAATGATATTGAGCACCTTCTTATTGAGCTTAAGCCCTGCAAATACACCTCATGGCTCCTAGTAGCTTGTTACATCCCTCCTCAGCAGCCTCCCTCCAGATACAATAGTTTGTTACAGTCAATAGAGGCACTAATGTCAACGGGGCGAAGATTCGATGAGGTGGTTGTCGTGGGTGATTTCAACCTTCCCGGGATTGATTGGAATGGTTTGTCAACTGGTACGCATTCCCCAGCGTCAAGAGTGGTACGGTCACTGATGGACTTGTTTCAGCTTTaccaaatcaatcaaatctataACAGCAGAGACGTCATGTTGGACCTGATTCTGAGttctaataaagatattaatgtaTCACTGGAGAGCGATAATCTGCTGCCGGTTGAGGAGAGACACCACCCACCCTTATCCTTTGAGATCCACTACCGACATATCAACCAATCTCATTTATTCAAAAGACACATATATGATCTGAAAAGGTGTAACCTTATGAATGTTCATCGCTCGTTGTTAACTACTGACTTTCATGCAATACTGTCCAACTCAGACCTTAACAGGGCAACAAATTCCTTTATCTCTACAGTTTCCAATATAGTAAAGGCTAACTCGCCA CATATACAAAGGGTGGAAGCTGGAATCCCCAACAATTTCCGTTTATTTTGGAGTCATGTCAATTCCACAAGAAAATCTTCGTCTGTGCCCTCTCAGATTGTTCACAATGGAGTCGTTGCTGAGGAGCCTCTTGCGATGTGTGAAGCATTCAAGGACTTCTTCTCCTCGGTTTTCACGAAGCCTACGGAGGTCTTTGTTCCAAGCGGATATTACCATCTCGGTGACGGAGTTGCTTATGAGTTCACCCCTGAAGAAGTATTGGAGAAGCTTAGAAACCTTGATGACAAAAAGGGCTGGGGCCCTGATGGGATTCCACCAGGGGTACTCAAGTACAGCAGAAGCATCTTGGCCATTCCAGTTTGccacatatttaatacttcacttgCGATGGGAATTTTTCCTGAGGCGTTCAAAGCAGCCTACGTGGTCCCCATTCATAAATCAGGACCTACTGACATCACCTCAAATTACAGGCCCATTTCCATTCTCTCAGCGATATCCAAAGTTTTTGAGGATCTATTTCTTGATCGAATAAGATTTAGGATTGCTCAGTTAACCTGTCCTCAGCAACACGGTTTCTCACCAGGAAGGTCGACTCtatcaaacttaatgttactCCAGACTCAGGTGCAGAATGCTTTTGCTAATGGCAAACAGCtggatacaatatatttagacttttccaaggcctttgacactgttgaccATGCCTTATTACTCAAGAAAATCTCTGCGCTTGGTTTCGATGACATTTCAGTTCGTTGGCTGTCGAGTTACCTTTCTGAGCGCAGGCTTGCAGTGAA